A genomic region of Stenotrophomonas sp. NA06056 contains the following coding sequences:
- a CDS encoding ferritin-like domain-containing protein: MSNKPAKASKSSPSARIAGISDRQTLRERARKNIEDGAITDSYAADRKVVIKLLNDALATEYVCVLRYYRHYFMAKGMLADAVKGEFLEHAQQEQAHAGKLAERIVQLGGEPDLNPDTLTARSHAEYKEGRDLRDMVRENLVAERIAIDSYREMINVIGDRDTTTKRILEEILAQEEEHADEFADLLDGWIGE, translated from the coding sequence ATGTCCAACAAGCCAGCCAAAGCCAGCAAATCCTCCCCGTCCGCCAGGATTGCTGGCATCAGTGATCGGCAGACCCTGCGCGAGCGCGCACGGAAGAACATCGAGGACGGAGCGATCACCGACAGCTACGCCGCCGATCGCAAGGTGGTGATCAAGCTGTTGAACGACGCACTGGCCACCGAGTACGTGTGCGTGCTGCGCTACTACCGGCACTATTTCATGGCCAAGGGCATGCTGGCCGATGCAGTCAAGGGTGAATTCCTCGAACATGCGCAGCAGGAACAGGCGCATGCCGGCAAGCTGGCTGAGCGTATCGTCCAGCTCGGCGGCGAGCCGGACCTCAACCCGGACACGCTGACCGCGCGTTCGCATGCCGAATACAAGGAAGGCCGCGACCTGCGCGACATGGTCCGCGAAAACCTGGTGGCCGAGCGCATCGCCATCGACAGCTACCGCGAGATGATCAACGTCATCGGCGACCGTGACACCACCACCAAACGCATCCTGGAGGAGATCCTGGCGCAGGAGGAGGAGCACGCCGATGAATTCGCCGACCTGTTGGATGGGTGGATCGGGGAATAG
- the pbpC gene encoding penicillin-binding protein 1C translates to MKVGSLKTRLPRLRQRLQPLWPWLRWGTAALLMLLLVLDVVFPPPLPKQRDTSTLVVAADGSPLRAFADAEGVWRYPASVDSVSPLYLQALLTYEDRWFWQHPGINPLAILRASGQLLRGGRIVSGGSTLTMQVARILDPHTRTPWGKLKQMLRAVQLEVHLSKREILALYLERAPYGGTIEGVEAASWAYLGKPAAQLSHAEAALLAVLPQAPSRLRPDRHPEAAQKARDKVLARMAELGAWTPDEVEDARIENVVARSLRPPLHAALLAQRLHSAQPGKARIQSSIDIGLQRTLEERVASYFSTLPERTSAALLVVDNQTLQARAYVGTLSFGDRQRLGHVDMVQAWRSPGSTLKPFLYAMALDDGLIHSESLLVDAPQSFGNYRPGNFDMAFNGPISAASALRLSLNVPSVDLLQRVGAARFAARLSHAGIQLRFPPGSSPNLSLILGGTGARLEDLVGAFAALNRNGIAGRVRYTDDEPMIERRLASPGASWIVREMLESNPRPGYGVGTFDVGGRPRVAWKTGTSYGYRDAWAIGSTRHYTVGVWVGRPDGTPLPGQYGAVTALPLMFEVVDSLPRQRGDAAAAPMPASVTEADICWPTGELAEALPAELCQRRLSAYLLDGAAPPTFPERDARRWQPGRQRYLADARTGLRVSADCSAPHEEVAREIARWPALLSPWLPKATRDASQLPVLSPDCRDDGREASVALHIDGLNEGATLARAPNAEHGVRLQLRALGSEQAVDWLLDGRWIAQTRGAQLMQREFADPGAHALTALAADGTWTQVRFNVLR, encoded by the coding sequence ATGAAAGTGGGATCTCTGAAAACGCGGCTGCCGCGCCTGCGGCAGCGGCTGCAACCGCTGTGGCCGTGGCTGCGCTGGGGCACGGCTGCGTTGCTGATGCTGTTGCTGGTGCTGGATGTCGTCTTCCCGCCACCGTTGCCGAAGCAGCGTGATACCAGCACGCTGGTGGTCGCCGCCGACGGCAGTCCATTGCGTGCGTTCGCCGACGCCGAGGGCGTGTGGCGCTATCCAGCGTCGGTCGACAGCGTTTCGCCGTTGTACCTGCAGGCGCTGCTGACCTACGAGGATCGCTGGTTCTGGCAGCACCCGGGCATCAATCCGCTGGCGATCCTGCGTGCCAGCGGCCAGTTGCTGCGCGGTGGACGCATCGTCTCTGGTGGCTCGACCCTGACCATGCAGGTCGCGCGCATTCTCGATCCGCATACGCGCACGCCCTGGGGCAAACTGAAGCAGATGCTGCGTGCGGTGCAGCTGGAAGTGCACCTGTCCAAGCGCGAGATTCTCGCGTTGTATCTGGAGCGCGCGCCCTACGGTGGCACCATCGAGGGCGTGGAGGCGGCCAGCTGGGCTTATCTGGGCAAACCGGCCGCGCAGCTTTCGCATGCCGAGGCCGCGCTGCTGGCGGTGCTGCCACAGGCGCCCAGTCGCTTGCGCCCGGACCGTCATCCCGAAGCCGCGCAGAAGGCACGCGACAAGGTGCTGGCGCGCATGGCCGAGCTGGGCGCGTGGACGCCGGACGAAGTGGAAGATGCGCGCATCGAGAACGTGGTTGCCCGCTCACTGCGTCCGCCGTTGCATGCCGCACTGCTGGCGCAACGCCTGCATTCGGCACAGCCCGGCAAGGCGCGGATCCAGAGCAGCATCGACATCGGTCTGCAACGCACGCTGGAAGAGCGCGTCGCCAGCTATTTCTCCACGCTGCCCGAGCGCACTTCCGCGGCGCTGCTGGTGGTCGACAACCAGACCCTGCAGGCGCGTGCTTACGTCGGCACATTGTCTTTCGGTGATCGGCAACGGCTGGGTCACGTGGACATGGTGCAGGCCTGGCGTTCCCCAGGCTCCACGCTAAAGCCGTTCCTGTACGCGATGGCGCTCGATGACGGCCTGATCCATTCCGAAAGCCTGCTGGTGGATGCTCCGCAGAGTTTCGGCAATTATCGGCCGGGCAACTTCGACATGGCCTTCAACGGACCGATCAGTGCCGCCAGCGCGCTTCGCCTGTCGCTGAATGTGCCTTCGGTGGACCTGCTGCAGCGGGTGGGTGCTGCGCGCTTTGCCGCGCGCCTGTCGCACGCTGGTATCCAGCTGCGTTTCCCACCGGGCAGCTCGCCGAATCTGTCGCTGATTCTTGGCGGCACCGGTGCACGCTTGGAGGATCTGGTCGGTGCGTTTGCCGCACTCAATCGCAACGGCATTGCTGGCCGCGTGCGCTACACCGATGACGAACCGATGATCGAGCGGCGGCTCGCGTCACCCGGTGCCAGCTGGATCGTGCGTGAGATGCTGGAATCGAACCCGCGCCCGGGCTATGGCGTGGGTACCTTCGATGTTGGCGGCCGCCCGCGGGTGGCCTGGAAGACCGGCACCAGCTACGGCTATCGCGATGCGTGGGCGATCGGCAGCACGCGTCACTACACCGTGGGCGTGTGGGTGGGGCGGCCCGATGGTACGCCGCTGCCGGGCCAGTACGGCGCAGTCACTGCGTTGCCGCTGATGTTTGAAGTGGTCGACAGCCTGCCGCGCCAGCGCGGCGATGCGGCGGCCGCGCCGATGCCGGCCAGCGTGACCGAAGCGGACATCTGCTGGCCGACCGGCGAACTGGCCGAAGCGTTGCCTGCCGAGCTCTGCCAGCGGCGCCTGTCGGCGTATCTGCTGGACGGCGCTGCGCCACCCACCTTCCCGGAGCGCGATGCGAGGCGTTGGCAGCCAGGTCGGCAGCGTTACCTGGCCGACGCGCGAACGGGTCTGCGTGTATCGGCTGACTGCAGCGCACCGCATGAAGAAGTCGCGCGTGAGATCGCGCGGTGGCCGGCGCTGCTGTCCCCCTGGCTGCCCAAGGCCACACGCGACGCCTCACAGCTTCCCGTGCTGTCGCCGGACTGCCGCGATGATGGGCGCGAGGCCAGCGTGGCCCTGCATATCGATGGCCTCAACGAGGGCGCGACGCTGGCGCGTGCGCCGAATGCCGAGCACGGTGTACGCCTGCAGTTGCGCGCATTGGGTAGCGAACAAGCCGTGGATTGGCTGCTGGATGGCCGTTGGATCGCGCAGACGCGCGGTGCGCAGCTGATGCAGCGCGAGTTCGCCGATCCGGGCGCGCATGCGTTGACCGCACTTGCCGCTGACGGTACCTGGACACAAGTGCGTTTCAATGTGCTGCGGTAG